The following coding sequences are from one Ramlibacter henchirensis window:
- the gspF gene encoding type II secretion system inner membrane protein GspF, translating to MPAYAFEALDAEGQTRRGVLEADTAKAARSQLRAQALVPLQVGPVEAGGTGGVAGRRWGRRVFSPTQLTVWTRQLAGLVASGLQLERALTALAEEAPVEAERNLVAALRAEVNAGATFASALSHFPREFSDIYIAVVAAGEQSGYLGMVLERLADDLENRQALKAKLTGAALYPAIVTIVALAIVVFLVTYVVPQVANVFAGTKRALPFLTTVMLGASALVREWGWMIAGVLVGMALVLRGMLRREAFREKFDAAWLQLPVLGRLARGYNSAQFGNTLAMLTAAGVPILRALQAAAETLNNRAMRADALDALVLVREGAPLASALAQKKRFPGLLSMFARLGEQTGQLPVMLQRAANQLGSEVQRRAMQLATVLEPLLIVTMGLVVMLIVLAVLLPIIELNQWVR from the coding sequence ATGCCAGCGTATGCATTCGAGGCCCTCGACGCCGAGGGGCAGACCCGGCGCGGAGTCCTGGAGGCGGACACCGCCAAGGCCGCACGCAGCCAGTTGCGCGCTCAGGCACTGGTGCCGCTGCAGGTCGGCCCGGTGGAGGCCGGCGGCACGGGCGGCGTGGCCGGCCGCCGCTGGGGCCGGCGCGTCTTCAGCCCGACGCAGCTCACGGTGTGGACGCGCCAGCTGGCGGGGCTCGTGGCGTCCGGACTGCAGCTGGAGCGCGCGCTCACGGCCTTGGCCGAGGAAGCCCCTGTGGAGGCCGAGCGGAACCTGGTGGCCGCTTTGCGTGCCGAGGTCAATGCGGGCGCCACCTTCGCGTCGGCGCTTTCGCACTTTCCCCGCGAGTTCTCGGACATCTACATCGCCGTAGTCGCCGCGGGCGAGCAGAGCGGGTACCTCGGCATGGTGCTCGAGCGCTTGGCCGACGACCTGGAGAACCGGCAGGCGCTGAAGGCCAAGCTGACCGGTGCCGCGCTGTATCCCGCCATCGTCACCATCGTCGCGCTCGCGATCGTCGTCTTCCTTGTGACGTACGTCGTGCCGCAGGTGGCCAACGTGTTCGCCGGGACGAAGCGCGCCCTGCCGTTCCTCACCACCGTGATGCTCGGCGCCAGCGCGCTCGTGCGGGAATGGGGCTGGATGATCGCGGGCGTGCTGGTCGGCATGGCGCTCGTCCTGCGCGGCATGCTGCGACGCGAGGCCTTCCGCGAGAAGTTCGATGCGGCCTGGCTGCAGTTGCCCGTGCTGGGCCGCTTGGCACGCGGCTACAACAGCGCGCAGTTCGGCAACACGCTCGCGATGCTCACCGCGGCGGGCGTTCCCATCCTTCGCGCGCTGCAGGCCGCCGCGGAGACGCTGAACAATCGAGCGATGCGGGCCGATGCGCTCGATGCCCTCGTGCTGGTGCGCGAAGGCGCGCCGCTCGCGTCGGCGCTGGCGCAGAAGAAGCGCTTCCCGGGCCTGCTGTCGATGTTCGCGCGGCTCGGCGAGCAGACGGGCCAGTTGCCCGTCATGCTGCAGCGCGCGGCCAACCAGCTGGGCAGCGAAGTGCAGCGGCGCGCGATGCAACTGGCCACCGTGCTGGAGCCGCTGCTGATCGTGACGATGGGGCTGGTGGTGATGCTGATCGTGCTGGCCGTGCTGCTGCCGATCATCGAGCTCAACCAATGGGTGCGGTGA
- a CDS encoding 5'-nucleotidase: protein MSVFPDDKLVVAISSRALFNFEEENRIFESGDPQAYMALQLQRMDQPARPGIAFSLIKKLLAFNDTTTQRVEVVILSRNDPVSGMRIFRSGNASGIKLERGVFTQGRSPFRYLHPLRANLFLSVNAEDVREALAAGYPAARVLTESALAGENYPNEVRIAFDGDAVLFSDEAEQVFQQGGLDAFQLHETHKALQPLPEGPFKPLLEALHRLQASGTPAMKIRTALVTARSAPAHERAIRTLMHWKIHVDEAMFLGGLPKGEFLREFEPDFFFDDQTRYVDQAAQHVPAGHVAAGIKNVKKAA from the coding sequence TTGAGCGTGTTCCCGGACGACAAGCTGGTCGTTGCCATTTCGTCGCGCGCGCTGTTCAACTTCGAGGAGGAGAACCGCATCTTCGAGAGCGGCGATCCGCAGGCCTACATGGCGCTGCAGCTGCAGCGCATGGACCAGCCCGCCCGGCCGGGCATCGCCTTCTCGCTGATCAAGAAGCTGCTGGCCTTCAACGACACCACGACGCAGCGCGTGGAAGTGGTGATCCTGTCGCGCAACGACCCGGTGTCCGGCATGCGCATCTTCCGCTCCGGCAACGCGAGCGGCATCAAGCTCGAGCGCGGCGTGTTCACGCAGGGGCGCTCTCCTTTCCGGTACCTGCATCCGCTGCGGGCCAACCTGTTCCTGTCGGTGAATGCGGAGGACGTGCGCGAAGCGCTGGCCGCGGGTTACCCGGCGGCGCGGGTGCTCACCGAATCGGCTCTGGCGGGTGAAAACTATCCGAACGAAGTGCGGATCGCCTTCGACGGCGACGCCGTGCTCTTCTCCGATGAAGCCGAGCAGGTCTTCCAGCAGGGCGGCCTCGATGCCTTCCAGCTGCATGAGACCCACAAGGCGCTGCAGCCGCTGCCGGAAGGGCCGTTCAAGCCGCTGCTGGAAGCGCTGCACCGGCTGCAGGCCAGCGGCACGCCCGCGATGAAGATCCGCACGGCGCTGGTCACCGCGCGCAGCGCACCGGCCCACGAGCGCGCGATCCGCACGCTGATGCACTGGAAGATCCACGTGGACGAGGCCATGTTCCTGGGCGGCCTGCCCAAGGGCGAGTTCCTGCGCGAGTTCGAACCGGACTTCTTCTTCGACGACCAGACGCGTTACGTCGACCAGGCCGCGCAGCACGTGCCCGCCGGGCACGTGGCGGCCGGCATCAAGAACGTGAAGAAGGCGGCCTGA
- a CDS encoding DMT family transporter, translating to MPVDGGTGFGQRHPWIRRAVLARRRAERLPPAVRGLLWSIAAGFLFVVLNTLMRGLSLNLAPFETQFLRYLAGIGVMLPFIARGGLAAFRPKNVAGQFTRGAVHTAGLCLWFTAVPHITLADTTAIGFTTPIFIMIGAVLVFREPMRWERWAAAAMGFAGVLIVVGPQLTGSGGQFALVMLASSPVFAASFLITKGLTRYERPEVIVVWQAITVTLLSFPLALLDWRWPDALQWAMFVGCGVLGSAGHYCLTKSFSVADISATQSVKFLDLVWAAMLGWLAFSDLPSRWTLAGGVVICASTVWIARREARGRAP from the coding sequence ATGCCGGTTGATGGAGGAACCGGCTTCGGGCAGCGCCACCCGTGGATTCGCCGGGCGGTGCTGGCTCGGCGGCGCGCGGAGCGGCTGCCGCCCGCGGTTCGCGGACTGTTGTGGTCGATCGCCGCGGGTTTCCTGTTCGTCGTGCTGAACACGCTCATGCGGGGCCTGTCGCTGAACCTCGCTCCCTTCGAGACGCAGTTCCTGCGCTACCTGGCCGGCATCGGCGTCATGCTGCCCTTCATCGCGCGCGGCGGGCTGGCGGCCTTCCGGCCGAAGAATGTCGCCGGCCAGTTCACCCGCGGCGCAGTGCACACGGCGGGCCTGTGCCTGTGGTTCACGGCGGTGCCGCACATCACGCTGGCCGACACGACCGCCATCGGCTTCACCACGCCGATCTTCATCATGATCGGCGCGGTGCTGGTGTTCCGCGAACCGATGCGCTGGGAGCGCTGGGCGGCGGCGGCCATGGGCTTCGCGGGCGTGCTCATCGTCGTCGGGCCGCAGCTCACCGGCAGCGGCGGCCAGTTCGCGCTGGTGATGCTGGCTTCGTCACCGGTGTTCGCGGCGTCGTTCCTGATCACCAAGGGCCTCACGCGGTACGAGCGGCCGGAGGTGATCGTCGTCTGGCAGGCGATCACCGTGACGCTGCTGAGCTTTCCGCTCGCGCTGCTGGACTGGCGCTGGCCCGACGCGCTGCAGTGGGCGATGTTCGTCGGCTGCGGCGTGCTGGGCAGCGCGGGCCACTACTGCCTGACGAAGTCGTTCAGCGTCGCGGACATCTCCGCCACGCAGTCGGTGAAGTTCCTCGACCTGGTCTGGGCCGCGATGCTGGGCTGGCTGGCTTTCAGCGACCTGCCCAGCCGCTGGACGTTGGCGGGCGGCGTTGTGATCTGCGCATCGACGGTCTGGATCGCCCGGCGGGAGGCGCGCGGCCGCGCGCCCTGA
- the ribB gene encoding 3,4-dihydroxy-2-butanone-4-phosphate synthase: protein MTIDIPSPTASTQEIELAPLPAILDAIRAGRPVLVLDDAARENEADLICAAELVTPAVMARLIRDGSGIVCLCMLPDKAGALKLRPMVEVNRSRFATAFTQSIEAAHGVSTGVSAADRVQTIQCALRSTLERSEIVSPGHVFPLVAKAGGVLDRQGHTEAAVDLPALAGLYPAGVLCELMNPDGTMARGAQVAQYAQQHGLLCTTVEAITDFRRRLGRSGPARPV from the coding sequence ATGACGATCGATATCCCTTCCCCCACCGCCTCCACGCAGGAGATCGAGCTGGCCCCGCTGCCGGCGATTCTGGACGCGATCCGCGCCGGCCGGCCCGTGCTGGTGCTGGACGACGCAGCCCGCGAGAACGAGGCCGACCTGATCTGCGCCGCCGAACTGGTCACGCCCGCCGTGATGGCGCGGCTGATCCGCGACGGCAGCGGTATCGTGTGCCTGTGCATGCTGCCGGACAAGGCCGGCGCGCTGAAGCTGCGGCCGATGGTCGAAGTGAACCGCTCGCGCTTCGCGACCGCCTTCACGCAGTCCATCGAGGCGGCCCACGGCGTCAGCACCGGCGTATCGGCGGCCGATCGCGTGCAGACCATCCAGTGCGCGCTGCGCTCGACGCTGGAGCGAAGCGAGATCGTCTCGCCTGGCCACGTCTTCCCGCTGGTGGCCAAGGCGGGCGGCGTACTGGACCGGCAGGGCCACACGGAGGCCGCGGTGGACCTGCCCGCGCTCGCGGGCCTGTACCCGGCCGGCGTGCTGTGCGAGCTGATGAATCCTGACGGCACGATGGCGCGCGGCGCCCAAGTCGCGCAGTATGCGCAGCAGCATGGCCTTCTTTGCACGACGGTCGAAGCGATCACCGACTTCCGCCGCAGGCTAGGCCGATCCGGGCCTGCGCGTCCGGTCTAG
- a CDS encoding co-chaperone GroES codes for MKLRPLHDRVIVKRLENETRTASGIVIPDTAAEKPDQGEILAVGPGRKNDKGDLIAPNVKVGDRVLFGKYSGQTVKVDGEELLVMKEDDLFAVIEGNGQAALKKAA; via the coding sequence ATGAAACTTCGTCCTCTGCACGACCGCGTGATCGTCAAGCGCCTCGAGAACGAGACCCGCACCGCGTCGGGCATCGTGATCCCGGACACCGCCGCCGAGAAGCCGGACCAGGGCGAGATCCTGGCCGTCGGCCCGGGCCGCAAGAACGACAAGGGCGACCTGATCGCCCCGAACGTGAAGGTCGGCGACCGCGTGCTGTTCGGCAAGTACAGCGGCCAGACCGTCAAGGTCGATGGCGAAGAGCTCCTGGTGATGAAGGAAGACGACCTCTTCGCCGTCATCGAAGGCAATGGCCAGGCCGCCCTGAAGAAGGCCGCCTGA
- the groL gene encoding chaperonin GroEL (60 kDa chaperone family; promotes refolding of misfolded polypeptides especially under stressful conditions; forms two stacked rings of heptamers to form a barrel-shaped 14mer; ends can be capped by GroES; misfolded proteins enter the barrel where they are refolded when GroES binds) — translation MAAKDVIFGGDARARMVEGVNILANAVKVTLGPKGRNVVLERSFGAPTVTKDGVSVAKEIELKDKLQNMGAQMVKEVASKTSDNAGDGTTTATVLAQAIIREGMKYVAAGMNPMDLKRGIDKAVIQLTDQLKKASKPTTTSKEIAQVGSISANSDESIGKIIADAMDKVGKEGVITVEDGKSLDNELDVVEGMQFDRGYLSPYFINNPEKQAAILENPFVLLYDKKISNIRDLLPTLEQVAKASRPLLIVAEEVEGEALATLVVNTIRGILKVVAVKAPGFGDRRKAMLEDIAILTGGKVISEETGMSLEKVTLADLGQAKRIEVGKENTTLIDGAGAAADIEARVKQIRVQIEEATSDYDREKLQERVAKLAGGVAVIKVGAATEVEMKEKKARVEDALHATRAAVEEGIVAGGGVALLRARQAAGQIKGDNPDQDAGIKLVLKAVEAPLREIVGNAGGEPSVVVNRVLEGKGNFGFNAANDTYGDMIEMGILDPTKVTRTALQNAASVASLMLTTEAMVAEAPKDEAPAAGGGMGGMGGMGGMDM, via the coding sequence ATGGCAGCTAAAGACGTCATTTTCGGCGGCGACGCCCGCGCCCGCATGGTCGAAGGCGTGAACATCCTGGCCAACGCGGTCAAGGTCACCCTGGGCCCCAAGGGCCGCAACGTGGTGCTGGAGCGCTCCTTCGGCGCCCCCACCGTGACCAAGGACGGCGTGTCCGTGGCCAAGGAGATCGAGCTCAAGGACAAGCTCCAGAACATGGGCGCCCAGATGGTCAAGGAAGTCGCTTCCAAGACCAGCGACAACGCCGGTGACGGCACCACCACCGCCACCGTGCTGGCCCAGGCCATCATCCGCGAAGGCATGAAGTACGTGGCCGCGGGCATGAACCCGATGGACCTCAAGCGCGGCATCGACAAGGCCGTGATCCAGCTGACCGACCAGCTGAAGAAGGCGTCCAAGCCCACCACGACCTCCAAGGAGATCGCCCAGGTCGGCTCCATCTCCGCCAACAGCGACGAGTCGATCGGCAAGATCATCGCCGACGCGATGGACAAGGTCGGCAAGGAAGGCGTGATCACGGTCGAGGACGGCAAGTCCCTCGACAACGAGCTGGATGTCGTCGAAGGCATGCAGTTCGACCGCGGCTACCTGTCGCCCTACTTCATCAACAACCCCGAGAAGCAGGCGGCGATCCTCGAGAACCCGTTCGTGCTGCTGTACGACAAGAAGATCAGCAACATCCGCGACCTGCTGCCCACGCTGGAGCAGGTGGCCAAGGCCTCGCGCCCGCTGCTGATCGTCGCCGAGGAAGTCGAAGGCGAAGCGCTGGCCACCCTGGTGGTCAACACCATCCGCGGCATCCTGAAGGTCGTGGCCGTCAAGGCGCCCGGCTTCGGTGACCGCCGCAAGGCCATGCTGGAAGACATCGCCATCCTGACGGGCGGCAAGGTCATCTCCGAAGAGACCGGCATGTCGCTCGAGAAGGTGACGCTGGCCGACCTGGGCCAGGCCAAGCGCATCGAAGTGGGCAAGGAAAACACCACCCTCATCGACGGCGCCGGTGCGGCCGCCGACATCGAGGCGCGCGTCAAGCAGATCCGCGTCCAGATCGAGGAAGCCACCAGCGACTACGACCGCGAGAAGCTGCAGGAACGCGTGGCCAAGCTGGCCGGCGGCGTTGCGGTGATCAAGGTCGGCGCCGCCACCGAGGTCGAGATGAAGGAGAAGAAGGCCCGCGTGGAAGACGCGCTGCACGCCACCCGCGCTGCCGTGGAAGAAGGCATCGTGGCCGGCGGCGGCGTGGCCCTGCTGCGCGCCCGCCAGGCGGCCGGCCAGATCAAGGGGGACAACCCCGACCAGGACGCCGGCATCAAGCTGGTGCTCAAGGCCGTGGAAGCGCCCCTGCGCGAGATCGTCGGCAATGCCGGCGGTGAGCCGAGCGTTGTGGTCAACCGCGTGCTGGAAGGCAAGGGCAACTTCGGGTTCAACGCCGCCAACGACACGTACGGCGACATGATCGAGATGGGCATCCTGGACCCCACCAAGGTGACCCGCACGGCGCTGCAGAACGCCGCGTCCGTGGCGTCGCTGATGCTGACGACGGAAGCCATGGTTGCGGAAGCCCCGAAGGACGAGGCTCCGGCCGCCGGCGGCGGCATGGGTGGCATGGGCGGCATGGGCGGCATGGACATGTAA
- the pgi gene encoding glucose-6-phosphate isomerase, which translates to MAASDFPRCDETGAWKALRQHFDGAGRGFDVRRALRSDAARVQACSVQAPHVFADLSKNLVDPHADRLLLQLAQECGVLAQRDAMFAGETINNTESRQVMHFLLRAPKQGRAGAKLSAELAQVHETLDRMLAFAEEVRADSRITDVVNIGIGGSDLGPQMATIALEAFVTPGKRFHFVSNIDAHELAAVLKQVKPEGTLFLIASKTFSTLETMTNARSAREWFTRQGGTDVARHFAALTTNVKAAAEFGIARTFGFWDWVGGRYSMWSAIGLPIAIAVGAGRFRELLAGAHEMDRHFREAPPERNLPLRLALLDVWYRDFHGFNSRSVAPYHSSLRRLPAYLQQLEMESNGKRVDRQGRPLPFATSPVVWGEPGTNGQHAYFQMLHQGTDVVPVEFVAVKTPAHDLAEHHPQLLANVLAQAAALMQGKEDSGGHKHFPGNRPSTMLLLERLDPQSLGALIALYEHRVFCAGALWGINSFDQWGVELGKVLAKDIAPRLQSGDTQGLDASTAALIERLRG; encoded by the coding sequence ATGGCCGCCTCTGACTTCCCCCGGTGCGACGAGACCGGGGCCTGGAAAGCGCTGCGGCAGCACTTCGACGGCGCCGGCCGCGGCTTCGATGTCCGCCGGGCGCTCAGGTCCGATGCGGCTCGCGTCCAGGCCTGCAGCGTGCAGGCGCCCCATGTCTTCGCAGACCTGTCGAAGAACCTGGTCGACCCTCACGCCGACCGGCTGCTGCTGCAACTCGCGCAGGAGTGCGGTGTCCTCGCCCAGCGCGATGCGATGTTCGCGGGCGAGACGATCAACAACACCGAATCGCGCCAAGTCATGCACTTCCTGCTGCGCGCGCCAAAGCAGGGCCGCGCCGGTGCGAAGCTGTCGGCGGAACTCGCGCAGGTGCACGAGACGCTCGACCGCATGCTGGCGTTTGCCGAGGAAGTGCGCGCCGACAGCCGCATCACCGACGTGGTGAACATCGGCATCGGCGGCTCCGACCTCGGGCCGCAGATGGCGACGATCGCGCTCGAGGCCTTCGTCACGCCGGGCAAGCGCTTCCACTTCGTTTCCAACATCGATGCGCACGAGCTCGCCGCGGTGCTCAAGCAGGTGAAGCCCGAGGGCACGCTGTTCCTCATCGCATCGAAGACGTTCAGCACGCTGGAGACGATGACCAATGCGCGATCGGCGCGGGAGTGGTTCACCCGGCAGGGCGGCACCGACGTTGCACGTCATTTCGCGGCGCTGACCACCAACGTGAAGGCCGCGGCCGAGTTCGGCATCGCGCGCACCTTCGGCTTCTGGGACTGGGTGGGCGGCCGCTATTCGATGTGGTCGGCCATCGGGCTTCCGATCGCCATCGCGGTCGGCGCAGGGCGCTTCCGCGAACTGCTGGCCGGCGCGCACGAGATGGACCGCCACTTCCGCGAAGCACCGCCCGAGCGCAACCTGCCGCTTCGCCTGGCGCTGCTGGACGTCTGGTACCGCGATTTCCACGGCTTCAACAGCCGCAGCGTCGCGCCGTATCACTCGTCCTTGCGACGACTGCCGGCGTACCTGCAGCAGCTGGAGATGGAGAGCAACGGCAAGCGTGTGGACCGGCAGGGCAGGCCGCTGCCGTTCGCGACCTCACCGGTGGTCTGGGGTGAACCCGGCACCAATGGCCAGCATGCGTACTTCCAGATGCTGCACCAGGGCACCGACGTCGTGCCCGTCGAGTTCGTCGCCGTGAAGACGCCCGCGCACGACCTGGCCGAGCACCATCCGCAACTGCTCGCCAATGTGTTGGCGCAGGCGGCGGCGCTGATGCAGGGCAAGGAGGATTCGGGGGGGCACAAGCACTTCCCGGGCAACCGCCCGAGCACGATGCTGCTGCTGGAGCGGCTCGACCCGCAGAGCCTGGGCGCGCTGATCGCGCTGTACGAGCATCGCGTGTTCTGCGCCGGCGCGCTGTGGGGCATCAACAGCTTCGACCAGTGGGGCGTGGAGCTGGGGAAGGTGCTGGCGAAGGACATCGCGCCGCGGCTGCAGAGCGGCGATACGCAGGGGCTGGATGCGTCGACGGCGGCCCTGATCGAGCGGCTGCGCGGCTGA
- the tal gene encoding transaldolase, with protein MNQLDALKQYTTVVADTGDFRQLAQFKPQDATTNPSLILKAVQKADYAHVLEETVAQHRKEPLDEIMDRLLVRFGREILSIIPGRVSTEVDARLSFDAEASFRRAERIIAMYRAEGVPVERVLIKVASTWEGIQAAARLEQRGIRTNLTLLFSFCQAVACGQAKVQLISPFVGRIYDWYKKTAGSSWDEAANAGPNDPGVKSVRQIYLHYKHFGIKTEVMGASFRNTGQILALAGCDLLTISPELLAQLASSDAPVPRALDPQQAKRQELPSVSYDEAGFRYALNEDAMATEKLAEGIRAFAADAIKLEKLMKEA; from the coding sequence ATGAATCAACTTGACGCACTCAAGCAATACACGACCGTGGTCGCCGACACCGGCGACTTCCGCCAGCTCGCGCAGTTCAAGCCGCAGGACGCGACCACCAATCCGTCGCTCATCCTCAAGGCCGTGCAGAAGGCCGACTACGCGCATGTACTCGAAGAAACCGTGGCCCAGCACCGCAAGGAGCCGCTGGACGAAATCATGGACCGGCTGCTGGTGCGCTTCGGGCGCGAGATCCTGTCCATCATCCCGGGGCGCGTCTCGACCGAGGTCGACGCACGCCTGAGCTTCGATGCGGAAGCCAGCTTCAGGCGCGCCGAACGCATCATCGCGATGTACCGCGCCGAAGGCGTGCCGGTCGAACGCGTGCTGATCAAGGTCGCCTCGACATGGGAAGGCATCCAGGCCGCCGCGCGGCTGGAGCAGCGCGGCATCCGCACCAACCTGACGCTGCTGTTCTCGTTCTGCCAGGCGGTCGCCTGCGGGCAGGCCAAGGTGCAGCTGATCTCGCCCTTCGTCGGCCGCATCTACGACTGGTACAAGAAGACCGCCGGCTCGTCCTGGGACGAGGCCGCGAACGCGGGCCCCAACGATCCCGGCGTCAAGTCGGTGCGCCAGATCTACCTGCACTACAAGCACTTCGGCATCAAGACCGAGGTGATGGGCGCGAGCTTCCGCAACACCGGGCAGATCCTCGCGCTGGCGGGCTGCGACCTGCTGACGATCAGCCCGGAACTGCTGGCGCAGCTGGCGTCGTCGGATGCGCCGGTTCCGCGTGCGCTCGATCCCCAGCAGGCGAAGCGCCAGGAGCTGCCGTCGGTGAGCTATGACGAAGCCGGCTTCCGCTACGCGCTCAACGAGGACGCGATGGCCACCGAGAAGCTGGCCGAGGGCATCCGCGCATTCGCCGCCGACGCGATCAAGCTCGAAAAGCTGATGAAGGAGGCCTGA
- the zwf gene encoding glucose-6-phosphate dehydrogenase — MSFDLVLFGGTGDLAWRKLLPALFQAFRHGTLPREGRIIGVGRDDLSHEQYRQLIQQRFEQVDLAKRPSPEEFSRFAELLQFQRMDLSRPEDYARLKDRLAQRNADQVVMYLATAPSLFTQACEQLKVAGLTTPSTRIVLEKPLGHDVASNREINETVRRAFSEQQIFRIDHYLGKPAVQNLFALRFGNSLFEPLWRRETIANIQVTIAEDLGVEKRGAFYDSTGALRDMVQNHALQLVCALAMEPPISADADAIRDEKLKVLRSLRPWTPELMAQHAIRGQYGPGTVGGEAVPGYRQEAGVSPESTTETFVALRTEVANWRWAGVPFYIRTGKRLAARDAHIVVNFRPAPHAIYNTPLGAANRLVIDLQPRDGLELHLLAQGQENRRHAHSLVPVHLDLDFDKRFGSERVGAYERLLLDVIDGRLNLFVRSDEQEAAWRWVEPLLDSWRGNENGLRAYAAGSWGPSAASAMIARDGFCWSEEQ, encoded by the coding sequence ATGAGCTTTGACCTCGTCCTCTTCGGCGGCACCGGCGACCTTGCCTGGCGAAAGCTGCTGCCCGCCCTGTTCCAGGCCTTCCGGCACGGCACGCTTCCACGCGAAGGCCGGATCATCGGCGTGGGCCGCGACGACCTCAGCCACGAGCAGTACCGGCAGCTGATCCAGCAGCGCTTCGAGCAGGTCGACCTGGCCAAGCGCCCCAGCCCGGAGGAGTTCTCCCGCTTCGCCGAGCTGCTTCAGTTCCAGCGCATGGACCTGTCCCGGCCCGAGGACTATGCGCGGCTGAAGGACCGGCTGGCCCAGCGCAACGCCGACCAGGTGGTGATGTACCTGGCCACCGCGCCCTCGCTGTTCACCCAGGCCTGCGAACAACTCAAGGTGGCGGGGCTCACCACACCGTCGACGCGGATCGTGCTGGAGAAACCGCTGGGCCACGACGTCGCCAGCAACCGCGAGATCAACGAGACGGTGCGCAGGGCCTTCAGCGAGCAGCAGATCTTTCGCATCGACCACTACCTGGGCAAGCCTGCGGTGCAGAACCTGTTCGCGCTGCGCTTCGGCAACTCGCTGTTCGAGCCGCTGTGGCGCCGCGAGACCATCGCCAACATCCAGGTGACGATCGCCGAGGACCTGGGCGTCGAGAAGCGCGGCGCGTTCTACGACAGCACCGGCGCGCTGCGCGACATGGTGCAGAACCACGCGCTGCAACTGGTCTGCGCGCTGGCCATGGAGCCGCCCATCAGCGCGGACGCGGACGCCATCCGCGACGAGAAGCTCAAGGTGCTGCGCTCGCTGCGGCCGTGGACGCCGGAGCTGATGGCGCAGCACGCGATCCGCGGGCAATACGGCCCCGGCACCGTCGGCGGCGAGGCGGTTCCCGGCTATCGGCAGGAGGCCGGCGTCTCGCCCGAGAGCACGACCGAGACCTTCGTTGCGCTGCGCACCGAGGTCGCCAACTGGCGCTGGGCTGGCGTGCCTTTCTACATCCGCACGGGAAAGCGTTTGGCGGCGCGCGATGCGCACATCGTGGTGAACTTCCGGCCCGCGCCGCATGCCATCTACAACACGCCGCTGGGCGCGGCGAACCGGCTCGTGATCGACCTGCAGCCGCGCGACGGCCTGGAGCTGCACCTGCTCGCGCAAGGGCAGGAGAACCGGCGCCATGCGCACTCGCTCGTGCCCGTGCACCTGGACCTGGATTTCGACAAGCGCTTCGGCTCCGAACGCGTGGGCGCCTACGAGCGCCTGCTGCTGGACGTGATCGACGGCCGGCTCAACCTCTTCGTGCGCAGCGACGAGCAGGAAGCGGCCTGGCGCTGGGTGGAGCCGCTGCTGGACTCGTGGCGCGGCAACGAGAACGGGCTGCGCGCTTATGCGGCGGGCAGCTGGGGGCCGAGCGCCGCCAGCGCCATGATCGCGCGCGACGGGTTCTGCTGGAGCGAAGAGCAGTAG